Part of the Nicotiana tabacum cultivar K326 chromosome 20, ASM71507v2, whole genome shotgun sequence genome, AGctatggtatcatgacatcaagaGATTTGTTAAAACTAaagaatatcccgagcaagccaATGGAGACCAAATGAGAACAATTAGAAGGCTTATTAgcggtttcttcttgagcggagaggtcttgtacaaaaggactccacaTCTCAACTTGCTAAGATGTATGGATGCCGAAGAGGCAGGACGAATCATGCATGAAGTGCACACAGGGGTttgtggaccccacatgaatAGATACGtcctagcaaagaaaatccttcgagcaggctgTTACttgatgactatggaaaaagattgcttcaattttgtccgaaaatgtCATCATTGTCAGGTGCGcggtgatctgattcatgcacccCCTACAGAATTACATCCCATatcagcaccttggccatttgttgcctggggtatggacgtcatttggccgatcgagccaaaagcttcaaatgggcatagattcatattggtcgctatcgactacttTACAAAGTGGGATGAAACAATTACTCTCaaatctgtcaccaagaaagctgtggtagacTTCGTGCACTCCAATCTCATATGCCATTTTGGTATTCCTACaactatcattacggataatgctgcaaacttgaatagtcatttgatgagggagatatgcgAATAATTCAGGATAACGTATCAGCACTATACACCTTgtcggcccaaagctaatggtaccattgaagcagcaaacaaaaacatcaagaagattctgagAAAGATGATCCAAAGTTCCAGGAAATGGCAAGAAATGTTTtcgtttgcattattgggatatcgcactactgtgcgcacatTAGTTGGAGCAACCCCATACCTTTTGATTTATGGTACTGAAGCCATAATACCTGCCAAAGATGAAATCCCTTCTCTTCggttcattgttgaagctgaaattgaggATAGTATATGGGTCAAAACTCATCTAGAACAGTTAAccctgatcgatgaaaagcgaatggccgcagtctACTACgtgcagttgtatcaacaaagaatggaccatgcctacaacaagaaaatGCGGCCTAGAAACTTTTATGTGAAGCAACTCATTTTAAGGCGTATTCTTCCCCAtcatcaggaagcaaaaggaatGTTCGCTCCTAATTGGAAGAGACCATACATTATCAGAAAATTGTTACCAAAAGGGGCATTATACCtaggagacattgaaggaaatgaccccaaAACAGCTCTAAATGCAGACGCCGTCAAAAAGTATTATGTCTGGTCTTTCTGCAGCAACAACATtatctgattgggatgacgaaggcattcattctcgctaccccaaatTCTCCAaacctttgctaaccctttgagtcggttacctttctttcattattCTCTTTGGAACTTGGAAACAttgtaaaagtaaaaaaaatcatcaaaagaaaatgaaagaaaaacaacaaaaagaaaacaacaaaaagaaaacaaaaacaacaaaacaaaatgtttccctgaactacgttccacttgattctgaaaggatacgtaggcagccacTACAACATTTTAGGCCTACAACCACCCCTAAGAAGTATGGCCTAAGATGCCAAGAAGTGTAGCATTTCAGCAAAGGCAACACTTTACTACTTTAGGCAATGCTTTTTGGGGGTGGCCCAAAGTACCGTAACCTTTGACTATTGGCCACGCTTTGTAGGTGTTGCCTTAGAAGCAACGCTTTAAAAGTGTGGCCGATACGGTACAAACACCGCACTTATATTTTCTCATATAGCCACGCTTTTGTGAAATAAGGCTACACTTATAAAGCGTGATCTTTGTCACGTTATAGGCTACGCTTACAAAGTGTGACTTCTAGAGCAACATTTATCATTAACAATGCCAGATTGACAATCCATATGGCACAGTTTCGAAGCGTGGTGATTTTGTCTACActacaaaattatttttcaaatacatATATTAGCCACAATTTTGGGGTTAAAAACTATATTTGTTTGCATCAAGttcattcacacacacacacacacacacacacacacacacacacacacacacatatatatatatatatatgaagcaTTAATTTAAATGATAAGTAATagaataaaaataattcaaatgcatATACTTGAAATAAATTTCAACAAAAGAAACACACTTTGTGTACTATCTATAGTAATAAAGCAATGTTGGTTCAAGAAGTTCACTAGCAAAGACCTATTGAGATACCAATAACCAACTCTGCAAATATTTTTTCTATAGTCTACTTTCAAACATTATGACCCCTAGAATCTTAGTCATGACAATAGATTCAGTTTCCTATCACACACTTATAGAAAGCATGATTTTGTAAGTTACTTAAGATTGAGGTAGTTTTTGGAATTGTAAAATATAAATACCTTTTCAATACTCGGGGCATGAGTTGAGCCAGAAGAATGTTGTAAATTTTTGCCTCTCATAGT contains:
- the LOC142174492 gene encoding uncharacterized protein LOC142174492 yields the protein MIQSSRKWQEMFSFALLGYRTTVRTLVGATPYLLIYGTEAIIPAKDEIPSLRFIVEAEIEDSIWVKTHLEQLTLIDEKRMAAVYYVQLYQQRMDHAYNKKMRPRNFYVKQLILRRILPHHQEAKGMFAPNWKRPYIIRKLLPKGALYLGDIEGNDPKTALNADAVKKYYVWSFCSNNII